The Polycladomyces zharkentensis DNA window ATCCTGCAAACCGACCAGCTCCAAGACTTCCTCCACGCGCCGGCGAATCTGCCGTCTCGGCGCCTCAATCGCCTCCATGGCGAAAGCGACGTTCTCATACGCTGTCATGTTGGGCAACAATTTGTAATCTTGGAATACCACTCCAATATTGCGACGCAAATACGGAATTTTCCAATCCCGAACGCGTTTGACATTGACGCCGTTGATCAGGATGACACCGCTGGATGGCTTTTCTTCCCGGTACATGAGCTTGATAAAGGTACTCTTACCCGCACCACTCGGTCCGACAATGTAGACGAATTCTCCCTGTTCGATCTTGACGTCAATTCCACGCAACGCCTCAACACCGTTCGGGTATCTTTTCCAAACATCATGCATTTCGATCACAATATCACCTCAAGCCTCGTGTACCTGGTTTTCTATGAAACTATGTAACAAACTCCCCATCCTATCACACGCATCAAATCACATTACTATTATAGTATAGCATCTTTATCCCGCAATCCCAGCCGCCTTTCCTGTTCGTTCGCTAATTCGACAAAAGCAAAACGAAAGAAACCCACTACCCTCCCGCAGTGGACTGCTGACAATGGGAAACGGGTCGTTTTTTCGACCCTTGCTCCCTCTCCCGGACAAATGTCGTCCGCATCTTGTCAACACCCTGACTGCCGTCAGGCAAGGGTTTCTATATCCGATTTCGGTTGATAGAAATCCATTTCATTAATCAATAACGTGATCTAACCACGTATGGGTTTCATCGATTTTCGATTTTTTTTCTTCGATCGCGGCCAAAACGGCTTGACGCCCCGTACCGCCGGGGATATTTCGCGCGTCCACCACCCGTTCCAATTGAAGTGCTTCATAAACGTCCGCCTCAATCAGCGGGCAGGCGGCCTTGAATTCCGCCAATTCACAATCCGTCAATGTCTTGCCCCGTTCCAGGCAATGCAGTACCAAACGCCCGACGACTTCATGCGCTTCGCGGAACGGCAAGCCTTTCTTCACCAGATAATCAGCCAGATCAGTGGCGTTGGCAAACCCGCTTTGCGCATTTTCCCGCATTTTCTCCACATTCACTTTCATGCTGGAAAGCATCGGCGCCGTTAACGCGAGCGCCCCGGTCAGCGTGTCCACCGTATCGAACACGCCCTCTTTGTCTTCCTGTATATCCTTGTTGTAAGTGAGTGGCAAGGCCTTCAATGCAGTGAGTAACGCCACCAGATGACCGATGACGCGTCCTGTTTTCCCCCGGACCAGTTCGGGGACGTCCGGATTTTTCTTCTGCGGCATCATGCTGCTGCCCGTACAGAAGGCATCATCCAACTCGATGTAACCGAACTCTTCACTGGACCACAGGATCAACTCTTCGGACAGACGGGAGAGATGAACCATGATGAGCGAAGCGATGGAGAGAAACTCCACCAGATAGTCACGATCGCTGACGGCGTCCATGCTGTTGTCATAGATACCGTCGAAGCCGAGTTCCTCCGCTACCATGTACCGGTCGATCGGAAAGGTCGTCCCGGCGATCGCACCGGCACCCAACGGCGAAATGTTGACCCGTTTGTAACTGTCCATCAACCGCTCGATATCACGCTGAAACATGGAAACGTAAGCCAACAGGTGATGGGCCAGCCGCACGGGCTGGGCACGCTGCAGGTGGGTGTATCCCGGCAGGATGGTATCCACGTGCACTTCCGCCTGTGCGATGAGCGCTTCCTGCACGCCGACAAGCAAACGGACCAGTTCAACGGTTTGATGACGAACGTACAGGTGCATATCCAACGCCACCTGATCATTGCGGCTGCGACCCGTATGCAGTTTGCCGCCGACGGGACCGATTTCCTCGATCAACAGTTTCTCGATGTTCATGTGTATGTCTTCATTCTCGACCGAAAACGACACTTCCCCGCGGCGGATGCGTTCCCGGATCGTTTCCAACCCGGAAAGGATGGTCTTCGTCTCTTCCTTCGTCAAAATGCCACAGGCGCCCAGCATGCGCACATGGGCCATACTCCCCCGGATATCTTCTTCGGCCAGCCGTTGATCAAACCCGATCGATGCGGTGTATTCCTCAACCAACTGGTTGGTCGGCTTGGTAAATCGCCCGCCCCAGAGCTTCATCGTGATCCTCCTTCTTCGGGTTGACGGTGGCGAATACTTGCGTCGGCAATCCCCACAGACGGATAAAACCGACGGCTGCCTGATGATCGAAGGTGTCCTCCGGCGTGTAGGTGGCCAGCTTTTCATTGTACAGAGATCGATCCGACTTACGGCCGGTGACCACGGCATGCCCTTTGAACAGCTTGACGCGCACCGTTCCGCTGACGGTTTCTTGCGTCACGTCGATAAAGGCGTCCAATGCTTTTTTGAGCGGGGAGAACCACAAGCCTTCATAGATCAATTTGCCCCATTGCTGTTCCACGATCGGCTTGAACTGGGCAATCTCCCGGGTTTGCGTCAGAAACTCCAGTTCCCGGTGAGCCGTGATCAGTGTAATGGCTCCCGGACACTCGTACACCTCACGCGATTTGATGCCCACCAGCCGGTTTTCCACGTGATCGATCCGGCCGACACCGTGTTTCCCGGCGATCTGGTTCAACGCGGCAATCAGCTCATGAAGCGGCATCGTTTGCCCGTCCAATGCGACAGGAAGTCCCTTTTCAAATGTGATCTCCACTTCATCAGGCTGATCGGGCGTATCGGCCAGTGAAGCTGTCCATTCATACGCTTCCTCCGGCGGCTCCGCCCACGGATTTTCCAAAATGCCGCACTCACAACTTCTTCCCCACAAGTTCTGGTCGATGCTGTAGGGATTATCCAAATCGACCGGGATCGGAATACCGTGTTTTTTGGCGTATTCGATCTCTTCGTCCCTGGACATCGCCCACTCCCGAACCGGTGCGATCACTTTCAGGTGTGGATTCAATGCGGCGACGGACACATCGAACCGTACCTGGTCATTCCCTTTCCCGGTACAACCGTGCGCCACGGCAACCGCACCTTCTTTTTCCGCCACTTGCACCAGCACTTCCGAGATGAGCGGACGGGACAGCGCGGACACCAACGGATATTTGCCTTCATACATCGCATTGGCCTTCAGTGCCGGCGCCAGATATTTCTCGGCAAACCACTGCCGCGCATCGACGACCAGCGACTTGACCGCACCCACTTTCAACGCTTTGGCTTTGACAAAATCCAAATCCTTGCCCTCTCCCACATCAAGGGCGACGGCGACAACATCATAACCGTAGTGCTCCTGCAACCACTTGATGGCGACCGATGTATCTAAACCCCCGGAATATGCCAGGATCACCTTATCTTTTGCCACGTTTGACCTCTCCCTTATAAAAATTCATCTTAGTGTATTATTATACATACCAACCGATAAAAGTCCATGTTTTTTTCGAGTGTCAAGCAAATGTCACACATTTTGATCCGGGGGGCGATCCACATGTCGGACTGCCTTTTCCGGTTTTTCGCCCACTCCCGATACAACGGCTGTTTTCCCTCAACAGAATCCAACTTTGAGGATGGAAAATATTGAATCAACCAGTTCACAAAATCATCATGCGTAGGCCCAACAGCCCATTCACATGCCAACCCATTGACTTGTACCGAAGCAGATTGATGACAAAGCGGCTGACTCCGATTTCCCGTCTGTAGCTCCGCGATGGACGGAAATTTCGCTCCGTTCCCCGAAATTGCGTGAGGTCCGACCACACTGTCAACAGTCTCGTCTTGAAGGCGTTTTTTTGCTATCCTCAAAGGGAGTCCATCTTTTGGTTGGTGATGGCGTGAACTTTTATCCTTCCCATTCCCAAAAAGGATGGGCTTATTATCCCTGCTTAGAAAGTAGTAATAATGTAAAGTTGTTGCTTTTCGTAACGAGCAAATTGTAATATCATATCAATTAGTCAGAAGCAAATTTGCTTCTTTTTCTCGGAATGAAAAGTTTCGTAAAATTAACTTTATCTTAATCTTTACGGACGTTCAAAAGAAAAACCTGATTCCCTTCGTTTTCCCAAAGGAAATCAGGTTTTTCAGAACTGTAGCCCTTAGTCAGTTTAAAAATGGCTTGTCATTAATTATTTGAAGAATTTAACACGTTCTTCCAACGGCTTGAATTCTTTATCTCCAGGTGTAGTAATCGGCTTACCAAACGGCATTTGAGCAATAAGTGTCCATTCGTTGGGGATATTCCACTCTCTTTTCACTTCATCATCAATGAGTGGGTTATAGTGTTGCAAAGAGGCGCCAAATCCTTCGATTTCTAATGATGTCCAAATCACATATTGGAGCATACCCGAAGATTGATGAGCCCAAATCGGGAAATTCTTCGCATAAGATGGGAATTGTTGTTGCAGACCTTGAATTACACGTTCGTCTTCAAAGAACAAAACTGTCCCATAGCCACTACGGAATGAGTTGTTTATTTTTTCTTCCGTTGAAGCGAATCGATCTGCAGGAACGATTTTTCTTAACGTTTCCTTAGTAATATCCCATAACTTGTTGTGATGCTCTCCTAACAACAGAACTACTCGTGCACTCTGGGAATTAAATGCAGATGGTGTGTATTTGACAGCATGGTCAATCACTTCTTTAATTCTTTCATCAGAAACGGGTGCTTCTTTGCTGATCCCGTAATAAGTGCGTCGATCTTTCACTGCTGTATAGAAATCTTTTGCGCTATTCGCCATGCCACTCGCCCCCGGTTTCATTTTATTTCCGAATACATTATCTAAGAATCCCATTTAACACATCTCCTTAACTATTCTAAAGTTTAGCCTCTTCCTGCTTGGAATTCCGGATATTTGGTCATTCCGCCATCTACAAACAAGGTAATCCCTGTCACATAACTGGATTCAGAAGAAGCCAGCCATGCCGCTGCTGCGGCGATTTGTTCCGGTTTACCGATATAGCCCATCGGAATCATACTTTCGACATCTTTTCTTTGTTCAGGATCAGAGAATTTTTCAGCATTAATCGGAGTATCAATGGCGCCTGGTCCAATGTTGTTCACACGGATGCCTTTTGGAGCGTATTCTAACGCCAAGGTTTCGGTCATTAACTTGATGCCGCCTTTGCTTGCAGCGTAATGGACAAACAGTGGCCAAGGAATCACTTCATGCACACTCGACATGTTAATGACGTTCCCTCTAATGTTGTTTTCTACAAAATATTTAATGGCTTCACGGCTACCCAAAAAAGCACCGGTTAAGTTGGTATTAATAACCTTGTTCCAATCCGATAGGGATAATTCGTGTGATGGGACTGGATTTTCAATTCCGGCGTTATTGATCATCACATCTAAAGTACCGTAATGATCAATGGCAGATCGAACAAGACGTTTGACATCTTCTTCTTTCGTCACATCCCCACTGACAATAATCGCATCTCCGCCTGCTTGTTTGACTTCTTTCATCACTTCAAGGGCTTCTTCTTCACTCGAACGATAGTTGATCACCACTTTGGCTTGTTCTTGACCAAACCGAATGGCCATGGCCCGACCAATACCTTTTGAAGCTCCGGTAATGACAACGACTTTTCCTTTCAGATCTGGATACATAAAACATCCTCCTCCGATTGATGTATTGGTTGTTGCATTTATGATTTGGCTAAACCAAGGAAAACAGCACCGATCACAATCAGGATAATCCCTGTCACAATCCCAATAAGTTGACGTTTCGTTTTCTTTTCGCCCAAGAAAACAATACCGCCGAGCGTAGAAACGATAATCCCCAATTGGGATAAAGAAAAACTGATGGCTACACCTACTTTTGGTTGGGAAATGAACAAAAACAAGTTGCCGGTTGCCCAAACGACCCCAGGTAAGATGTTTTTGAGGGTATAGCGATTAAAAGGTTTGTGTTTATAAGTCAGCATCACCCCCCCAACGACCATTCCAATCGCTTGAGGGAAAAGGGCCGACCAGCTATCGATATGGAAAAGTCGTACAATCACCACGTAAATGAGGTAACCGACCGTAGACACAATCAGTGTGACGATCCCTTTTTTCGTTTGCCTGGATGTATCTTTTCTGTTTTCATCCTCCAGAGAAGTGAGGACAATCCCGATCACAATCAGGATGAGAGCGATTGTCCCAAAGAGAATGGCGCTCAGTGTAGACCATTCTTTAAACACAATCACGCCAAAGAGCGTCGTAGAGACCAATTGCATCCCTGTTGAAATCGGCATGGTTTTTGAAACACCCATATATTCCACGCTTTTCAATTGGTTTCGCTGACCAAGAGCCCAAAATAAGCCGGATAGGATTCCGACGATAAAAATGAGGGGTGACAACGGAGGTTGTACAAAAAGAAAGATCACGATGGAAAAAACCAATGCCCCTATCGTTGTTCCCAACGTTTGGCTATAAGGTCCACCACCCAGTTTCACGTTAAGTAATACAATACTTCCCCAAGCCAGTGCCGGGATGAGAGCTAAGAGTATATCCATTGGTTGAACCCTTCTTTCATGATGTACTTTGATAATATACTTTACTTTAGTTAGTTGATTATTTTACGTAACCAATAGTACCACTTGCGTTTCTAATAGTCAATTAGTAAAAAATAGAAGCCTTTATTTGAACTGATGAGGTCACGAAAGGGAAACTACGAAAACTGATTGAACTCGCTCAATACACAAAAAAATAGAGGGTTTCCTCTCTCCCCAACACCCGTTAAATCAGTATAAGCTAGGAGCCGCCCCCTTGGAGATCCGCACTGAAAACCGAACAAAAAAACGCCCCACATGGGACGATCACCATTGTCATCCATCACGTCTCCCCCTTAGTCAAACTCTGGTGACGCAAGCATCAAGTCAATTTCCTCGTCAGTACTGGTCGATCCAATACGCCTGTCCATCTATAACATACGCCCATCCGGCCACACAATCTCTCGCTGCTCCCCATGACGAACTTTTTTCTTTCCACTCCTCCCATCGCGCCAAAGACCACGGACAGAGTAGCACTTCCCTCGCTTGTACTGGCGACCAACATACCGGTGTTTCCCCATCGCCAAACTTTTTAAAGTTTTATTCTGCACATACATTCCATTTACTCCCTTTGTTCTATGGACGGAGTTTTCTGTTTTTTGTAAGATGAAGACTGTTGAAAAATATTGAAGAGGTGGAAGGATGAAACGGATCGTCGGAATGTTGGTCCTCATGTTATCGCTTATGATCAGCACCGGGTGTTCCGGCCTCCTGTCCGCCGGTTCCCCTCAGGAAGCGGTGCAGAAAAAGAAACCCGCCGGGCCGGAAGAGTTCAAAGCAGCGACAACCGTGGAGGGGATGCTGAGAGAGGGGCCGGGGAAATACGCGGGCAACAAATACGACAAAGCAAAGGTACAGGCGGAACTGGACAAGTTTCCGAAAGGTCTCTCCGCCCGTGAGGTATATAACCGCTTGATCTATTACCTGGCGGAGGATTACAAGCCCATCCTGAAAAAGGTGGAGGAGTTCAACCCGGCGGTGCCCACCGACGCCAAAATGCCGGCGTCCGACATCAACAAGGATGTCAAGGTGCAGAACATGAATGTGGAAATCCTGCTGGACTCCAGCGGAAGCATGGCGGAAAAGACGGACGGGGCACAGCGGATGGAACTGGCCAAACAGGCCATTCGCGATTTCGTCTCCTCCCTGCCGAAAGGGGCGCGGGTCTCCCTTCGGGTATACGGGCACAAGGGGACCAACAGTCCAAAGGACAAGGCGCTCTCCTGCAAGAGCAGTGAACTGGCCTACCCGTTGTCGGAATATGATGCAGGCAAATTCAACCGGGCATTGGACAGCTTCAAGCCGGGCGGATGGACGCCTTTGGCCGCTTCCATCCAAGCCGCTCAAATGGATCTGGAAAAAGAAGCGGGGAAAGACACGCAAAATATCGTCTATGTCGTCAGTGACGGCGTGGAAACCTGCGGCGGCGATCCGGTGAAGGCCGCCCAGTCGTTGTATCAATCCGACATCCAGGCGGTGGTCAACATCATCGGATTCGACGTGGATGACGCGGGGCAGCAAGCCCTGCAAAAAGTGGCGGAAGCAGGCGGCGGGACCTACCGAACCGTTCGTACCAAAGAGGATCTGAAAGCGGAACTGGAACGGCGGTACAAGGAGCTGCGGCAGGAGTGGGAAATCTACGAAAGCCAAGTGAGATGGGACATGCTCTTTAACAGGATCGACAAGCAGGATGAGGCTGACCGGATCATCGGATTGCCCGACGGACTGTTTCGAAATACTTGGCGTAAAGAAGATGAACATCTACGTGCCGCCCGGGATTACCTGGAGGAAAAAGGGATTATCGACTCATCACACCTCAGTTGAGGTCGGCAAACTGATCCAAGACCGGAAATCGAAGCTGGAACATTACCGCTCCGAGGAACGGAAGCGTCTGTTCAAGGAAATTGATGCCTTCCAAAAACGGATGGAAGATATGGCGAAACGTCGGAGGCAACAGGCGGAAGAGAAAATCAATCAAAATCTGGGCAAACATTGACGAAGACACCAAAACCGGAGACCAAAACCGCTGGCCTCCGGTTTTTAGTACATTTTTCGGGTTCATCCCCGATCTCTTCTCCTTCCACCAACTGGGCCGCGTTTATTTCCTGCGTCTGATTGGAAAAGGAACTCGGACAGAGGATAAGATGCCCATCCCATGTTACTTGGAAAATGCCCACGTGTTGATGGAACAGATCAGAAGCCTTTGTTTCGCCTTCCAATTTGGAACTCCGTCGGTATGAACTTTTTTGCCTTATTTCCATCGATTAGACCAAATTCAATACACCCAATCCCTTCTCCCCCACAGTACGTAAGTCATACTGCATGAGAAGAGCAAACAAGCCGCCAGCAACGCCAAAACCGATGATGTCCCCAAGCCACCCATCAGCTTGAACACCGACTCCCCGGTCTTCAGAAAAAATACCATCTGACGGGAAACGTACACAGCACCGACCAAAAATGCAATCAATCCGAAGAAAGCAACAATCGTATTGGGGAGAACGGAGCTCAGCAATCCGCCGACCCCCAGCAACGCCAGAAAAATAAGGGCATGCCAGCCGTAAAACAGCAGGACAAATCCGTACCCTTCCGCCTCCGGCCGGTTGAAAAACGGTACGGTTTCCACATGGGGAAACAACGCCGCTCCCGCCAACAATCCATACAGAAGAATCATGGCCAGCATCGCTCCGATCACTGCCGCCTGACTGACCCACTTGGCCGTCAACAACTGCCAACGTGCATATGGACGAATCAGGACCAACCGATAGGCGCCGGATGTATATTCTCCATTGAAACTGTCTGCCACCATCATCGGGATCAGGATCAAGGAAAGAACAAATGAAATCTCTTTCAACAGGAACACGGAAAAATTGACGGAATTGAGCCGGGTTGTATGCAGCGGATCATAAAATCCGATCCCGCCGCGCTGCAACCAAAACGTCATGAATACCAGCAACAATCCCAGAATCCCGAACGATACCGCCGTTTTCTTCCTGCTCCAAATGCGTTCCAACTCGGAAACCACCAAATCCTTCACCAATCCATCCCCCCTAAAAAAATCGGTCTTGGCGGGTGAAGATCCCATAAGCCATCACAGTGAAAAACACGCCGTAAACGGCCATTATGGCGAAATTCCATCCGACGAAATCCGGTTTTTCCGCCAACATGCGGGCGATCCCCTGATATTGAATGTGGGTCAGGGAAAGGAAAAACCACTTGGGCGAAAGAGGAGGGTTCAACCCCCTCGTAAACACAAACAACACATAGGGATAAGCGATGGAGATCATCAGAAAGCCGACAGACAATCCCATGGCCGTAGTAGTCGTGCTGCTGATGACGGCGAAAAACATCATCACTGCCGAGATGACGACCAGGGTCGCAAAGGCGATCAGATAATACCGGATATGATAGGAAAAGGCTTGCCCGCTGGAAGCCCATCCCGCATGCAGAAAGAGGCGGGTCCGGCCAGTGAAAGGGAACATCCAGGCACCGATCAGATAACTCTCCAGAAAATAAGCCACCTGAAACAGCCCCACCGTCCCCATCACAGCCAACCATTTAGCAAAAAAGATTTGACGAAAAGAACAGGCACGCAATATGATCAATCGAAGCTGTCCGGTCCCGTACTCTTCGGTGATCGAAAAGACCAGCAACATCAACACAACCACGTTAAAAAAGGTGATCAACTGCTCTGCCAGAGCCATGGTCGGAAAATTGTCCATCACGGTGAACTCGGGGCTGGAGGGAGAAAGATGCGCATTCTTCCCCAAGTAATACTTTCCTGTCACCCACAATACCAACGGAATCGAAAAGAAAAGGATCCAAGTGATCCGTCTGCTCCATAACCGTTCCCACTCACTGATCCACAACCGAATCATGATGACACCAACTCGATAAAAATGTCTTCCAATTTCTTTTGTTTCTTTTCGATTCCCGATACCTGCACATTGTGTTGCATCAGCAACCGGTTGATCTCACCCACTTCTTCTTCTCCGGCTTGTACTTCCAATTTGGTGGACGACAGCTTTTTCACTGTCACTTTCCCGGCCAAAACTGCCAATGCCCGATCCACTTGTCGTACCGTGAATACCCACACATCGTTTCTGGACAATCCCTCCATTCTTCCCTGCCAAATCAAGCGCCCCTTTTGAATGACCACCAACCGATTGCACATCTGTTCCAACTCATCCAGCAGGTGACTTGATATAAAAAACGTCAACCCTTGTTGATCACGCAGTCGGATGATGAGTTCACGCAATTCCCTCATTCCCATGGGATCCAGTCCGTTGGCCGGTTCATCCAAGATGACGACCTTCGGTTTCCCCAACAGCGCTTGTGCGATTCCCAACCGCTGTTTCATACCCAGTGAGTAGGTCTTCACTTTCTGATCGGCCGCTTCCGTCAGCCCGACTGTCTGCAACACTTCCTCCACCCGGCGCTTTCGTTCCCCTGCCGGAAGGTTGGGATGTAAACGGGCCAGATTGAGCAAATTTTTTCTTCCCGTCATGTAAGGGAAAAAAATCGGTGATTCCACGATGGCGCCTAGCTCCAGCAACGCTTTTCGCCGATGTTGGCGAACATCGATCCCATTCACCCGCAATTCTCCAGCTGTCGGTGAGATCAGTCCTGTCAACAAGCGGATCATCGTTGTTTTTCCCGCGCCGTTCGGACCCAGAAGGCCGCAGATATCGCCTTGGTACACCTCGAAGGAAACGTGGTCGATCAGTTTCCTGCCCCGGACGATTTTGGATACGTTGCAAGCTTCCAGCATTTTTACGGACACCCCCGGCCACCTCCCGTTTTTTGTTCCACGCCCATTGTATCTGTAGCCCAGCAGGTCTTCCCATCGATTTGTCTTACAACGGGACCGGTGGGAGTGACATTTTTGTAAGGATCAAAATCAACAAACACCCCAGCGATAAGAGACGTTGGGGTGTTCCGATCACTGTATGTAACTGATGTAACTGGTGAACCCCGCTCAAGGGAAAGCCCTCACAGCTGTTTTTCCGTGATGAAACCGTTCCAATTGTGGGTATGATAACGATAAATCCTTGTTTCAGGAGGGATAAAATGCCTAAATTAATCGTCCTGATGGGCCTTCCCGGCTCAGGGAAAAGTACTTATGCCAATCGATTCGATCACTGTGTGGTATTGTCCAGTGATGCGATCAGAAAGGAGTTATTCAATGATGTACAGTATCAGGGAAATAATGCGTTAGTGTTTGATACCCTTTACGGAAGAGCAAAAGAATATTTGGAACACGGTTATGATGTTGTCATTGACTCCACCCATCTTGAAGCGCATAGGAGACTTCAAGTGATCGATATGTTTCGTGAATATGAAAAAGAAATCCATGTCATCCATACGCCCGTTGACGAGTGCAAAAGACGAAATCGAGAACGTGAAAGAATCGTCCCGGAAAATGTGATTGACCAAATGGCGAAGAAAATGGAATATCCCACTTACGAGGAAGGATGGTCGAAAATTGTGAATGTGAATCCTGTACACAGCGTTGCTGTAGAACCGCAGGATGGGGTAACGACACACCCCTGAACCTGGACGTTGTCCGAAGCGGAAACGGACTGCGGACGCCAATGACCCAGGAATCCCACGTCTTCAGCCGTGTGGATCGTCAACGGATCTACCCCAAGAAAAACCGATTCGCATTTCAACACAGGCGTCGTAATCTATTCGGCAACGTCTGTAACCGATGATTTTTCCTCGACATCATATTGATAATCCTTTAGTTGCGGATGAAGGAAAACGATGAAAAACGTAACCCCGTACAAAACTGCGGCGAGAATATATATGGATTGAATATCCATTCGATCCGCTGCCCACCCCATGATCAGATAAGTCATTCCCCACCAGGGAGTCAAAATGGCATTCCTTGCCGCCATTACATTTGCTCGTTCCCTGGGAGTGATGACGTCTTGGAGGACCGTCTCTTGGCAGATCTCTCTGGCTTGATAGATCGGCCCCATCAAAATACACAAGACCAAAGCCAAAATCGCATTGGTATTGATGGCAAACAAAAAGGTTAACAGGGCCATGGATAGTGCACTGAAACCAATCATCAAACCCATCCGTTTCTCCAAATGCCTGGTCATCATCATGACCATGAAACTCCCCGCCATTCCCCCAATCCAATAGGCAGCGTTGATAAATCCCCACCATTCGCTTCCCTTTTTCAAAATCTCATAAGTAAAAGCCAATATGAAGGCACTGCTCCATATCACATTCGCCAATGCTTCGATCATGTCCATCAATGTTAAATTTCGGATCACCCCAACTTTTATCATTATTTGCCAAGCAGGTTCCGGCTTGCCGGATTTTTCCCCTTTGTATGAATGATCCAGTCGAATCAGGCGGACGCATACCCCCGACAGAAAGAAAGATATGGAAATCATGAGAATAACAGAGTAAAACGGAAGAAGCGCAGCAATAATCCCACCCAATCCCCATCCCGCAATTAAAAACAGCTGATGGATCACATTGAGCGTTCCAGCTGCTTTCATATATTCCTTTTTCGATACGACCAATGGGAGTAAAGCGAAACGAGCCGGTTGATACCACGCACCGATGGCCGCAACGAAAAACAGCGGGATCAATACCAATAAGGGGCGAATGTCAGACAGTAAAATCCCCAGAATGATTGTGAAGCCCGCCTGAACCCATCCGATCCCATGCAGCAGATGAACCAACGAATATCGATGAATGTGATACGATCCAAGGACTCCGCCAACAAAGGACCCAAAAGCCATCACAGCCAATACCAAAGACGAACCAAATACGGAGTCCGTGTGTTGGTACACTTTTACCATCACGATCACTTGGAGCAGGACGACCGCGAGAGATTGGAGCGTCTGGGATAACCAAAGCTTCACAAAGTGAGGCTGTCGAAATAAATCCCGCAGCGTGATGTTCATGTTTCAGGCTCCTTTCCGGTGATCAAATCAACACCACACCTCTTTGCGATCACATGATAGGTGCAAGATATCGTGGGATCAACTCGACACGTCAGTCACTGTGGTTTGGAAATCTCCGTTGGAAAGGTTGGTGGCGATTGCTGCGGATGGTTGGGGAGA harbors:
- a CDS encoding argininosuccinate synthase; protein product: MAKDKVILAYSGGLDTSVAIKWLQEHYGYDVVAVALDVGEGKDLDFVKAKALKVGAVKSLVVDARQWFAEKYLAPALKANAMYEGKYPLVSALSRPLISEVLVQVAEKEGAVAVAHGCTGKGNDQVRFDVSVAALNPHLKVIAPVREWAMSRDEEIEYAKKHGIPIPVDLDNPYSIDQNLWGRSCECGILENPWAEPPEEAYEWTASLADTPDQPDEVEITFEKGLPVALDGQTMPLHELIAALNQIAGKHGVGRIDHVENRLVGIKSREVYECPGAITLITAHRELEFLTQTREIAQFKPIVEQQWGKLIYEGLWFSPLKKALDAFIDVTQETVSGTVRVKLFKGHAVVTGRKSDRSLYNEKLATYTPEDTFDHQAAVGFIRLWGLPTQVFATVNPKKEDHDEALGRAIYQADQPVG
- the ftsE gene encoding cell division ATP-binding protein FtsE, whose protein sequence is MIEMHDVWKRYPNGVEALRGIDVKIEQGEFVYIVGPSGAGKSTFIKLMYREEKPSSGVILINGVNVKRVRDWKIPYLRRNIGVVFQDYKLLPNMTAYENVAFAMEAIEAPRRQIRRRVEEVLELVGLQDRMHALPSQLSGGEQQRVSIARAIVNNPSFLIADEPTGNLDPENSWDIMYLLQEINNRGTTIVMATHNKEIVNTMRKRVIAIEQGVIVRDEWQGEYGYED
- a CDS encoding GRP family sugar transporter: MDILLALIPALAWGSIVLLNVKLGGGPYSQTLGTTIGALVFSIVIFLFVQPPLSPLIFIVGILSGLFWALGQRNQLKSVEYMGVSKTMPISTGMQLVSTTLFGVIVFKEWSTLSAILFGTIALILIVIGIVLTSLEDENRKDTSRQTKKGIVTLIVSTVGYLIYVVIVRLFHIDSWSALFPQAIGMVVGGVMLTYKHKPFNRYTLKNILPGVVWATGNLFLFISQPKVGVAISFSLSQLGIIVSTLGGIVFLGEKKTKRQLIGIVTGIILIVIGAVFLGLAKS
- the gdh gene encoding SDR family oxidoreductase, which codes for MYPDLKGKVVVITGASKGIGRAMAIRFGQEQAKVVINYRSSEEEALEVMKEVKQAGGDAIIVSGDVTKEEDVKRLVRSAIDHYGTLDVMINNAGIENPVPSHELSLSDWNKVINTNLTGAFLGSREAIKYFVENNIRGNVINMSSVHEVIPWPLFVHYAASKGGIKLMTETLALEYAPKGIRVNNIGPGAIDTPINAEKFSDPEQRKDVESMIPMGYIGKPEQIAAAAAWLASSESSYVTGITLFVDGGMTKYPEFQAGRG
- a CDS encoding nitroreductase family protein; translated protein: MANSAKDFYTAVKDRRTYYGISKEAPVSDERIKEVIDHAVKYTPSAFNSQSARVVLLLGEHHNKLWDITKETLRKIVPADRFASTEEKINNSFRSGYGTVLFFEDERVIQGLQQQFPSYAKNFPIWAHQSSGMLQYVIWTSLEIEGFGASLQHYNPLIDDEVKREWNIPNEWTLIAQMPFGKPITTPGDKEFKPLEERVKFFK
- the argH gene encoding argininosuccinate lyase gives rise to the protein MKLWGGRFTKPTNQLVEEYTASIGFDQRLAEEDIRGSMAHVRMLGACGILTKEETKTILSGLETIRERIRRGEVSFSVENEDIHMNIEKLLIEEIGPVGGKLHTGRSRNDQVALDMHLYVRHQTVELVRLLVGVQEALIAQAEVHVDTILPGYTHLQRAQPVRLAHHLLAYVSMFQRDIERLMDSYKRVNISPLGAGAIAGTTFPIDRYMVAEELGFDGIYDNSMDAVSDRDYLVEFLSIASLIMVHLSRLSEELILWSSEEFGYIELDDAFCTGSSMMPQKKNPDVPELVRGKTGRVIGHLVALLTALKALPLTYNKDIQEDKEGVFDTVDTLTGALALTAPMLSSMKVNVEKMRENAQSGFANATDLADYLVKKGLPFREAHEVVGRLVLHCLERGKTLTDCELAEFKAACPLIEADVYEALQLERVVDARNIPGGTGRQAVLAAIEEKKSKIDETHTWLDHVID